One window of the Coriobacteriia bacterium genome contains the following:
- a CDS encoding glycosyltransferase family 4 protein, with protein MRIGFVADMYLPHVSGVTNHISLYKRYLESLGHEVFVLTFGDRHYEDAEPNVVRSPGMPWGSTGWRFALSFSHEAREIAESLDVIHVHHPFQSGRIAAPIAARTGALLAFTNHTRYDLYSDAYAWYVPSAVRYAYLRSSLSGFLRRCDLVVAPAASIAEWLADFTGFTGATVIPNGIDTAAFAGSTTPVPRSELGFADDDVVFCYVGRLGPEKNTPWLAEEFAAAASSCPRARLLVVGDGPSRADARAVLERAGVAERAHFTGMVPYDSVPDYEASADAFVTGSVSEVHPLVVLEAMAAGLPVVAVSSPGIADTVE; from the coding sequence ATGCGTATCGGGTTCGTCGCAGACATGTACCTACCGCACGTCAGCGGGGTCACCAACCACATCTCGCTGTACAAGCGCTACCTCGAGAGCCTCGGCCACGAGGTCTTCGTGCTGACGTTTGGCGACCGTCACTACGAGGACGCCGAGCCAAACGTCGTGCGCTCCCCCGGTATGCCGTGGGGCTCGACCGGCTGGCGCTTCGCGCTGTCGTTCTCGCACGAAGCCCGCGAAATCGCCGAGTCACTCGACGTCATCCACGTCCACCACCCCTTCCAGAGCGGGCGCATCGCGGCTCCTATCGCCGCGCGCACCGGCGCGTTGCTCGCGTTCACGAACCACACGCGCTACGACCTGTACTCCGATGCCTATGCCTGGTACGTGCCGAGTGCCGTTCGCTACGCCTACCTACGCTCGTCCCTCTCCGGCTTCCTGCGCCGCTGCGACCTCGTGGTGGCTCCCGCCGCCTCGATCGCCGAGTGGCTTGCCGACTTCACCGGCTTCACCGGCGCGACGGTGATCCCCAACGGCATCGACACGGCTGCGTTCGCCGGCTCGACCACGCCCGTCCCCCGCTCCGAGCTGGGCTTCGCCGATGACGACGTCGTCTTCTGCTACGTCGGTCGCCTCGGTCCCGAGAAGAACACCCCGTGGCTCGCCGAGGAGTTCGCCGCGGCCGCCTCGAGCTGTCCACGCGCCCGGCTGCTCGTCGTCGGCGACGGACCGTCGCGGGCCGATGCGCGTGCGGTGCTTGAGCGCGCCGGCGTCGCCGAGCGGGCGCACTTCACCGGCATGGTGCCCTACGACAGTGTTCCCGACTACGAGGCGAGCGCCGATGCGTTCGTGACCGGATCCGTGAGCGAGGTGCACCCGCTGGTCGTCCTCGAGGCCATGGCGGCCGGCCTGCCGGTGGTCGCCGTGTCGTCTCCCGGGATCGCTGACACCGTCGAG
- the ychF gene encoding redox-regulated ATPase YchF, producing MALSLGIVGLPNVGKSTLYTALTRKALGANGSPVAANYPFATIEPNVGLVSVPDSRLDALAEIVSPQRVLPAVVEFVDIAGLVAGASKGEGLGNQFLANIRETDAICEVVRYFTDENVIHVDGKVNPESDVETIRTELVLADLATIERALPRLEKEAKKDKAGEAKVAVLHRLQEWMDQGHRAAKLDMTVEERELVRDLHLLTMKPMLYVANVDESQVADDFAPIDGVKPIPICAKVEADLADLEPEEAAEYLAELGLTEPGLNALIREAYGLLGLQSYFTAGVQEVRAWTVPVGAKAPQAAGVIHTDFERGFIKAEVIGYEEYVALGGEKGAKEAGKMRLEGKEYVMADGDVVHFKFNV from the coding sequence GTGGCACTTTCGCTCGGCATCGTCGGCCTGCCCAACGTCGGCAAATCCACGCTCTATACCGCACTGACCCGCAAGGCGCTCGGCGCCAACGGTTCGCCGGTCGCGGCGAACTACCCGTTCGCGACCATCGAGCCCAACGTCGGGCTCGTCAGCGTGCCCGACTCGCGCCTTGATGCGCTCGCAGAGATCGTCAGCCCGCAGCGTGTGCTGCCGGCCGTCGTCGAGTTCGTCGACATCGCAGGCCTGGTTGCAGGCGCGTCCAAGGGTGAAGGTCTCGGCAACCAGTTCCTCGCCAACATCCGCGAGACCGATGCGATCTGCGAGGTCGTTCGCTACTTCACCGACGAGAACGTCATCCACGTCGACGGCAAGGTGAACCCCGAAAGCGACGTCGAGACGATCCGGACCGAGCTCGTGCTCGCCGATCTCGCCACCATCGAGCGCGCGCTGCCGCGTCTCGAGAAGGAGGCCAAGAAGGATAAGGCGGGCGAGGCGAAGGTCGCCGTGCTGCACCGTCTGCAGGAGTGGATGGACCAGGGGCATCGTGCCGCCAAGCTCGACATGACCGTCGAGGAGCGCGAGCTCGTACGCGATCTGCACCTGCTCACGATGAAGCCGATGCTGTACGTCGCTAACGTCGACGAGTCACAGGTCGCCGATGACTTCGCGCCCATCGATGGCGTCAAGCCGATCCCGATCTGCGCCAAGGTCGAAGCCGATCTCGCCGACCTCGAGCCCGAGGAAGCCGCGGAGTATCTTGCGGAGCTCGGTCTGACCGAGCCCGGACTCAACGCGCTTATCCGCGAGGCGTACGGCCTGCTCGGGCTGCAGAGCTACTTCACCGCCGGCGTGCAGGAGGTTCGAGCGTGGACCGTCCCGGTCGGGGCGAAAGCGCCTCAGGCCGCAGGAGTGATTCACACCGACTTCGAGCGCGGATTCATCAAGGCCGAGGTCATCGGTTATGAGGAGTACGTGGCACTCGGTGGGGAGAAAGGTGCGAAAGAGGCGGGGAAGATGCGGCTTGAAGGGAAAGAATACGTGATGGCCGACGGCGACGTCGTCCACTTCAAGTTCAACGTGTAG
- a CDS encoding PAS domain S-box protein, which produces MVDRDPIVDEGESLYRCLFDLSPLPTALHDGRTIIFANPAGAAVFGFDSPEDLVGRPLLSLVHEESQADVIERTTAMLAGEEVGALVERFVRSDESSFIGEARATPTTYRGSQAVLVIVNDLTETLEAQAEVTRSEESYRQLFEMSPDPTIVHDGETPLLVNHAAVRFLALDKHEGMPLSIWAAMPDVDREHIAGRIREVAESGAISRPMKVTLQALDGTPREAEVTSAPTWWEGQRAVVTVFRDLTQRNLARAELAEIQARYFAVVDQTPIALHFYHLDADEQLIFDGANRASVDMMKVDHAKIAGLPIEEAWPGLAGTDIPEKNRQIARVGGSDIRVVEYDAGDTHGVFESHVFHIGDRSIVAMILDVTERVRVERELGEYRGRLEELVAERTRELDRAHKDIEAITSVAARAVDLRDPYTAGHQRRVAELAYRLALELGLGEEAADRVRIAGQLHDIGKISIPAEILSKPGKLTQLEYDLVKQHSRSAYEILGEVDIGWPLADVVVQHHERMDGTGYPDGLSGDEIMIEVRILSVADVVEAMSSHRPYRPALGMETAAREVQEFSGTSYDPEVVAACVRVIDGGFKFEALA; this is translated from the coding sequence ATGGTCGACCGCGATCCGATCGTGGACGAGGGCGAAAGCCTGTACCGATGCCTGTTCGACCTGTCACCGCTCCCGACGGCGCTTCACGATGGCCGCACCATCATCTTCGCGAATCCCGCGGGCGCCGCCGTGTTCGGATTCGACTCACCCGAGGACCTGGTGGGCCGACCGCTGCTCTCACTCGTGCATGAGGAGTCACAAGCTGACGTCATCGAGCGGACCACCGCGATGCTTGCGGGCGAGGAGGTCGGCGCACTCGTCGAACGCTTCGTGCGCAGCGACGAAAGCTCCTTCATCGGCGAGGCCCGCGCGACCCCCACGACGTACCGGGGAAGTCAGGCGGTTCTTGTCATCGTCAACGACCTCACCGAGACGCTCGAAGCGCAAGCCGAGGTCACGCGTAGCGAAGAGAGTTATCGGCAGCTGTTCGAGATGTCCCCTGACCCCACAATCGTTCACGACGGCGAGACGCCGCTGCTCGTGAACCATGCGGCCGTCCGCTTTCTGGCCCTGGACAAGCACGAGGGGATGCCGCTGAGCATCTGGGCAGCGATGCCGGACGTTGATCGCGAGCACATCGCAGGACGAATTCGTGAGGTTGCTGAGTCTGGCGCGATCTCGCGACCGATGAAGGTCACTCTGCAGGCACTTGATGGCACGCCGCGCGAGGCAGAAGTGACGAGTGCTCCCACGTGGTGGGAGGGCCAACGGGCTGTCGTGACAGTCTTTCGCGATCTCACGCAGCGCAATCTGGCCCGCGCCGAGCTGGCCGAAATACAGGCGCGCTACTTCGCTGTCGTGGATCAGACGCCTATCGCACTGCACTTCTATCATCTCGACGCAGACGAGCAGCTCATCTTCGACGGCGCAAACCGTGCATCTGTTGACATGATGAAGGTCGATCACGCGAAGATAGCGGGTCTTCCGATAGAAGAGGCGTGGCCGGGTCTCGCAGGGACAGACATTCCCGAGAAGAACAGGCAGATCGCTCGCGTGGGGGGAAGCGACATCCGCGTCGTCGAATACGATGCGGGCGACACACACGGGGTGTTTGAGTCCCACGTCTTCCACATCGGCGATCGCTCAATCGTCGCAATGATCCTGGACGTCACCGAGCGAGTGCGTGTCGAGCGGGAGCTGGGGGAGTACCGCGGTCGGCTCGAAGAGTTGGTGGCCGAGAGGACTCGCGAACTCGACCGGGCACACAAGGACATCGAGGCGATCACCTCGGTCGCGGCGCGCGCCGTTGACCTGCGCGACCCGTACACGGCGGGTCACCAGCGTCGGGTCGCGGAGCTCGCGTACCGGCTTGCGCTCGAGCTCGGGCTCGGCGAGGAGGCAGCGGACCGTGTCCGCATCGCCGGCCAGCTGCACGACATCGGCAAGATATCGATTCCGGCCGAGATCCTCAGCAAGCCCGGCAAGCTCACGCAACTCGAGTACGACCTCGTCAAGCAACATTCGCGGTCGGCGTACGAGATTCTCGGCGAAGTGGACATCGGATGGCCGCTGGCCGACGTCGTGGTCCAGCACCACGAGCGCATGGACGGCACCGGCTACCCCGATGGGCTCTCGGGAGACGAAATCATGATTGAGGTGCGCATCCTGAGCGTCGCCGACGTGGTCGAGGCGATGAGCTCGCATCGGCCGTATCGGCCGGCGCTGGGTATGGAGACCGCCGCCCGAGAGGTGCAGGAGTTCTCGGGCACGAGCTACGATCCGGAGGTCGTGGCGGCGTGCGTGCGCGTCATCGATGGCGGATTCAAGTTTGAGGCGTTGGCCTGA